In Pecten maximus unplaced genomic scaffold, xPecMax1.1, whole genome shotgun sequence, one genomic interval encodes:
- the LOC117318546 gene encoding ubiquitin carboxyl-terminal hydrolase 35-like, with product MALYMCLISFIRVTWYTHLYMSLMMADFKGIPNVGNTCYINAVIQVLKWTPGFKSRLDTCQTENQLALDLRKIMNGTDKRSLRSVLKSLGTSIGRNTLTSGNQEDCFELYNALTENLHSSDDKCPAKLFDGSFLITFSYESCGHIERQLHTFTSLSLPIMDTTEAEKGNDDYGMNNMEEDFAEEKQEVIAKGEEEEIKERKGKIEDKGKVHELVKGVVGREGGEKVKNVTVFKEENEENEKMVIKKGEVDQEKGNVGKEKKELVKVTKVKVDIGELEKEDVDKDVERDEKNAEKLKKEKVEK from the exons GGTATACCGAACGTTGGGAATACGTGTTATATCAACGCCGTAATCCAG GTTTTAAAGTGGACTCCTGGTTTCAAATCGAGACTTGACACATGCCAAACAGAG AACCAGTTAGCCCTGGATTTAAGAAAAATAATGAACGGTACTGATAAAAGAAGTCTACGGTCTGTACTAAAATCTCTTGGGACATCAATCGG TCGGAATACGCTTACGTCCGGGAACCAAGAGGACTGTTTTGAATTGTATAATGCACTCACAGAAAATCTCCACTCAAGCGACGACA AATGTCCGGCAAAGCTGTTTGATGGCAGTTTTCTAATTACTTTCTCCTACGAATCATGCGGACAT attgaaAGACAACTACACACATTTACAAGTTTGTCATTACCAATTATGGATACGACGGAGGCAGAGAAAGGGAATGATGACTACGGAATGAACAACATGGAAGAAGATTTCGCGGAAGAAAAGCAAGAGGTGATAGCGAAAGGCGAGGAAGAAGAAATTAAAGAAAGGAAAGGGAAAATAGAAGACAAAGGAAAAGTGCATGAATTAGTCAAGGGAGTGGTGGGTAGGGAAGGAGGAGAAAAAGTAAAGAATGTGACAGTGTTTAAGGAGGAGaatgaagaaaatgaaaaaatggtAATAAAGAAAGGGGAAGTAGATCAGGAGAAAGGAAATGTAGGGAAGGAAAAGAAAGAACTGGTGAAAGTTacgaaagtgaaagtagataTTGGGGAGTTAGAAAAGGAAGACGTCGATAAAGATGTAGAGCGGGACGAGAAAAATGCGGAGAAACTAAAGAAGGAAAAGGTAGAGAAATAG